The Lycium barbarum isolate Lr01 chromosome 10, ASM1917538v2, whole genome shotgun sequence genome includes a region encoding these proteins:
- the LOC132613252 gene encoding uncharacterized protein LOC132613252, with the protein MRNRGAQNFISKLMNNQGVWVEKKADIKEEILTYYKSLLGLANTLLPVVDPTVFLNGPTLNRSQQLALIAPITRQEINTAIQQIDDLKAPGGDGFNSCFFKKAWTVVGEDIADVVMHLFDSGTVMHFFDSGTMVISDNMILSHELVKGYGRKGISARCILKVDMQKAYDSVEWVFVEHVLVHLNFPSKFVKWVMECIKTVSYSVRINGIGTIPFDARRGLREGDLVSPFQFVLVMDYFSRMLKQLKKNPLFKHHPRCAKMNLVHLGFADDLLLFCRGDQKSVSLLYKCFLSFSAVSVLVANKDKSSIYFDGVKDDQQQFIMEELGFPKGEMSFRYLGVPLSTKRMTIAQCQPLLEKMLGRIPSWTTKFLSYSGRVQLIKNVLFSIQVFWSQLFVLPSKIVKMIEATCRRFLWIGGTEISKKALLAWDKICLPLTASGLNILDIRTWNRAAISKIIWNICKKDKLWVRWIHEFYMKGEQVWDIEPKQASWMVQKMFKVKKYIEQAGLYEDDLMSMPKFSIKKMYLLMRGVFTKVPWRRMVCNNYGAPKWIFILRLAAHERLYTRDGLVKWGVTKNPDCPLCQNGLETIAHLFFQCTYSTIVWRELLKWQGIQRLPMEWTQELQLANEHGKGRNNKAEVHRMVMAASVYHIWIERNNRIFQQKTRDPAILIRQIIQEVFYRGHLKARLAYRLEQLNFYP; encoded by the exons ATGAGGAATAGAGGTGCCCAGAATTTCATTAGCAAACTGATGAATAACCAGGGAGTGTGGGTTGAAAAGAAAGCTGACATAAAGGAGGAGATCCTTACATATTATAAGTCACTACTGGGATTAGCAAATACCCTTTTGCCTGTTGTGGATCCTACTGTTTTTTTAAATGGACCAACACTGAATAGGAGTCAACAACTTGCTTTGATTGCCCCAATAACCAGACAGGAGATTAACACTGCAATACAACAGATAGATGATCTCAAGGCCCCTGGAGGGGATGGTTTCAACTCGTGCTTCTTTAAAAAGGCATGGACAGTGGTAGGGGAGGACATTGCAGATGTTGTGATGCACTTATTTGATAGCGGCACTGTGATGCACTTCTTTGATAGCGGCACTAT GGTGATAAGTGACAATATGATCCTTAGCCATGAATTGGTTAAAGGCTATGGTAGAAAGGGAATATCCGCAAGATGTATATTGAAAGTGGATATGCAAAAGGCATATGACTCAGTGGAGTGGGTCTTTGTTGAACATGTTTTGGTGCATTTGAACTTCCCAAGTAAATTTGTGAAGTGGGTGATGGAGTGTATCAAGACTGTGTCATATTCTGTTAGGATCAATGGTATTGGTACTATTCCTTTTGATGCTAGGAGAGGTCTTAGGGAAGGCGATCTTGTATCTCCCTTCCAATTCGTCCTAGTGATGGACTATTTTAGTAGGATGTTAAAACaactgaagaagaacccactgTTTAAACACCATCCCAGATGTGCCAAAAtgaacctagtacatctaggttTTGCTGACGATCTGTTACTTTTTTGCAGGGGTGACCAAAAATCTGTGTCCTTGTTGTATAAATGCTTCTTGAGCTTCTCAGCAGTCTCAGTCTTAGTAGCAAACAAGGACAAAAGTTCCATCTATTTTGATGGAGTCAAGGATGATCAACAGCAATTTATTATGGAGGAATTAGGCTTCCCAAAAGGAGAAATGTCGTTCAGATATTTAGGAGTGCCTTTGAGTACCAAGAGAATGACCATTGCACAATGCCAACCACTACTTGAGAAAATGTTGGGGAGAATACCAAGCTGGACTACAAAGTTTTTATCCTATTCTGGCAGAGTTCAGTTGATCAAGAATGTACTATTTTCAATACAAGTATTCTGGTCCCAACTCTTTGTACTGCCATCTAAGATTGTGAAGATGATTGAGGCCACTTGTCGGAGATTTTTGTGGATTGGGGGCACTGAAATATCAAAGAAAGCTTTGTTGGCTTGGGACAAAATTTGCTTGCCTCTAACTGCTAGTGGACTGAACATACTTGACATTAGAACATGGAACAGGGCAGCCATAAGCAAGATAATATGGAACATTTGTAAGAAGGACAAATTATGGGTGAGATGGATACATGAATTCTATATGAAAGGGGAGCAGGTTTGGGATATTGAGCCTAAACAGGCATCTTGGATGGTGCAAAAGATGTTTAAGGTGAAAAAATACATAGAGCAGGCTGGTTTATATGAAGATGATCTAATGAGTATGCCAAAGTTCTCTATCAAGAAGATGTATTTGTTGATGAGAGGTGTGTTTACGAAGGTGCCTTGGAGAAGAATGGTATGCAACAATTACGGTGCACCAAAATGGATCTTCATTTTGAGATTGGCAGCACATGAGAGACTTTACACAAGAGACGGGTTGGTGAAATGGGGAGTGACAAAAAATCCTGACTGTCCACTTTGCCAGAATGGTTTGGAAACTATAGCGCATCTATTCTTTCAGTGCACATACTCAACAATAGTTTGGAGGGAACTACTAAAGTGGCAAGGGATTCAGAGATTACCCATGGAATGGACTCAGGAACTACAATTGGCAAATGAACATGGAAAGGGAAGGAACAACAAAGCAGAAGTACATCGAATGGTGATGGCTGCAAGTGTCTACCATATATGGATTGAGAGGAATAATAGGATCTTTCAACAGAAGACAAGGGATCCAGCTATACTAATCAGGCAGATCATTCAGGAAGTATTTTACAGAGGACATCTTAAGGCAAGACTAGCATATAGACTGGAACAGTTGAATTTCTATCCATAG
- the LOC132613253 gene encoding uncharacterized protein LOC132613253: protein MPPKKATAAQKKKGVVGETSRAQKGTRTLAQMMRDIASRPADSATSSSSEESGAAPPVAPEVPVPEPPAPQPGAEDRAMRDAVQLLTRLVAGQVHRHGLGDGRADRRDSSRAREFLTCNPPEFFGTKPEEDPEEFIRKMRRTLHLIKASATESVELASYRLYDVAANWYESWELARGVGAPPAPQQQQQSSRHSSQSAQSTPPQFSGRRFDSPGYLGAGQSSGVSGSRVDRSSGQTRPPRPQCSYCGRYHPGECYRATGACYSCGRQGHTVRECPYKGNLGGAAQPTGSVAGSSSPSIAMRPAGQGTSTSAGRGRGSGGAPSSSGPSNRIYALTSRQDPEALPNADTDFGRNGN from the exons atgcctccgaaaaaggcgacggctgcccagaagaaaaagggcgtggtaggagagaccagccgggctcagaagggtactcggacccttgctcagatgatgcgtgatattgcgtcccggccagcagactctgctacgtcttcatcatcagaggagtctggggcagctccaccagtagctccagaggttccagtacctgagcctccagctccacagccaggggctgaggatcgggctatgagagatgcggtccagttgttgaccagactggtagcagggcaggttcatagGCACGGACTTGGGGATGGTCGTGCAGACagacgtgacagttcgagagctcgtgagttcctgacctgtaatcctccagagttcttcgggacaaagcccgaggaggatcctgaggagtttatcaggaagatgcggcgcacgttacatttgattaaggcatctgcgacagagtcagtggagttggcttcgtaccggttgtatgatgtagcagcaaattggtacgagtcttgggagttagcCAGAGGTGttggtgctcccccagca cctcagcagcagcagcagtctagcagGCATTCTTCCCAGTCAgcacagagcacacctccgcagttctcaggcaggagatttgatagcccagggtatttaggagcaggccagagctccggggtttcaggttcgcgggtagacaggagttccggtcagacgaggccacccaggcctcagtgttcttattgtgggagataccaccctggagagtgctaccgtgctacaggtgcttgttattcttgtggccgtcagggccatactgtgagagagtgtccgtataagggtaatttgggaggtgcagcgcagcctaccggatcagtcgctGGGTCATCGTCTCCTTCgatagccatgcgccctgcggggcaggGTACGTCGAcatcagcaggccgcggcagaggtaGTGGCGGGGCTCCCAGTtcaagcggtccttcgaaccgcatctatgccttgactagtcgacaggacccggaggcgctACCAAACGCGGATACAG attttgggcgaaacgggaattga
- the LOC132613254 gene encoding uncharacterized protein LOC132613254, with translation MQAVVLYVVGDSPSIGAIERFISTQWNFASKPRVHYHTDDYFVVKFNSLEDKNEVLYSGPHTMNNRPVIIKPWAADFNFCDEVLRTIPIWFKFPNLPLNCWSMDSLSRISSGLGNPIYANACTTTMDRISFARVLIEVDITQPLPKKINVKWRH, from the coding sequence ATGCAAGCGGTGGTACTATATGTGGTGGGTGATTCTCCATCCATCGGTGCAATTGAGCGATTCATTAGTACTCAGTGGAACTTTGCATCAAAGCCAAGGGTGCACTATCACACAGATGATTACTTTGTAGTCAAGTTCAACAGCTTGGAGGACAAGAATGAGGTATTGTACTCCGGACCTCACACTATGAATAATAGGCCTGTGATAATCAAACCATGGGCAGCCGATTTTAATTTCTGTGATGAAGTGTTGAGAACCATTCCAATTTGGTTTAAATTCCCGAACCTGCCCTTGAATTGTTGGAGTATGGACTCGTTGAGCAGGATAAGTAGTGGATTGGGAAATCCTATCTATGCAAATGCTTGTACAACTACCATGGATAGAATATCCTTTGCTCGAGTCCTGATTGAGGTGGACATAACTCAGCCATTACCAAAGAAGATTAATGTCAAGTGGAGGCACTAG
- the LOC132614588 gene encoding putative zinc finger protein At1g68190, which translates to MEMEKTCEFCMLLKPVVYCEADAAHLCLSCDAKVHSANALSNRHPRTLVCEPCGFNLAYIRCSDHQMFMCRDCDRRHHDDLSSQHQRKVITCYMGSPSAKDLAALWGFGLKDLENTPPDQFISTANGKVNGAKVTPKFVKRSHSSAGGSAESEVGSTSNYTKAFCLLKRRENTSLILQQILDLERLQLTEGSNNLTSGESKNNLSSLKNGASWDMHNKFERLQKSLDLGPELQDWGSTHESSVAGSFPLSLPDGDSFWECKSPVQSSQLWPQNLQDLGAYAELECFDNSNMPDVDLTFQNFEELFGEEQDLNNTLLEEDMTCSYMDNNLPIDRSDYSYVKRVKDISKASSVHTAQSTHFGQGHSEHIPTIKDCPPPIRTNFSSLSFSASRLSSESSGNEYADSPTANEQEVSCNSQIDSKENLLAMHKEKKKARLYEKQARNTPRRARTNLKKQPIRGRVLKAHSYESDAVTMS; encoded by the exons ATGGAAATGGAGAAAACATGTGAATTTTGCATGTTATTGAAGCCAGTGGTGTATTGTGAGGCTGATGCAGCACACCTTTGCCTTTCCTGTGATGCTAAGGTTCATTCAGCCAATGCCCTCTCTAACCGGCATCCTCGTACCCTTGTCTGTGAGCCCTGTGGATTCAACTTAGCTTATATTCGATGTTCGGATCATCAAATGTTCATGTGTCGTGACTGTGACCGCCGGCATCATGATGATCTCTCTTCTCAACACCAGAGAAAAGTGATCACTTGTTATATGGGGTCTCCTTCTGCAAAAGATTTGGCAGCATTATGGGGTTTTGGCTTGAAAGATTTGGAAAATACTCCACCAGATCAGTTCATCTCAACAGCGAATGGAAAAGTAAATGGAGCTAAGGTCACTCCAAAATTTGTTAAACGGTCTCACTCGTCAGCTGGAGGCTCTGCAGAATCAGAAGTGGGATCAACTAGTAACTACACTAAG GCGTTTTGCTTGCTTAAACGGCGGGAGAACACTTCTCTCATTCTACAGCAGATTCTTGACTTGGAAAGACTTCAGCTGACTGAGGGCAGTAACAATTTAACAAGTGGAGAAAGTAAAAATAATCTTTCTTCACTGAAAAATGGTGCATCGTGGGATATGCATAACAAATTTGAGCGCTTGCAGAAGTCACTTGATCTTGGCCCTGAACTTCAGGATTGGGGCAGTACTCATGAGAGTTCAGTTGCTGGATCTTTTCCATTATCGTTGCCTGATGGAGATTCGTTCTGGGAATGTAAAAGTCCAGTTCAGAGTAGTCAG CTTTGGCCTCAAAATTTGCAAGACCTAGGAGCTTATGCTGAACTAGAATGTTTCGACAATTCCAATATGCCTGATGTTGATTTGACCTTCCAAAACTTTGAAGAACTCTTCGGTGAGGAGCAGGATCTGAACAACACACTGCTTGAGGAGGATATGACATGCTCATATATGGATAACAATTTACCGATTGATAGATCAGATTACAGCTATGTCAAGAGGGTTAAG GACATATCAAAAGCTTCATCGGTCCATACAGCACAGTCAACTCACTTTGGCCAAGGCCACAGTGAGCACATTCCCACAATCAAGGATTGTCCTCCGCCAATTAGAACAAACTTTTCATCGTTGTCCTTCTCTGCATCGAGGCTGAGCAGTGAAAGCAGTGGTAATGAGTACGCGGATTCACCCACTGCCAACGAGCAGGAGGTTTCATGTAATTCACAGATTGACAGTAAAGAGAATCTATTAGCAATgcacaaagaaaaaaagaaggctCGGCT GTATGAGAAACAAGCACGGAATACACCTCGAAGAGCTAGGACTAACTTAAAAAAGCAGCCAATAAGAGGGCGGGTCCTAAAGGCGCACAGTTATGAATCAGATGCAGTTACTATGTCCTGA